TGAAGGAACATATTGATGTTCCTACCGACAGCGAAAAGATTGGAATACGCAATAGATCGACGGGCAACAGCGGAAACTCTTGATTGAGCTGACGGCGCACGAAAAGTGTACCTACAATCAACATAACGACCAGTTCGCCCAACAATAAAAAGTTATTCTGGCGCTGGGCAAATCCGCTAATGGCCGAAATCAGCAGGCCGAAAGTGAGGGCGTTAAGCAACGCGCTGTAGCCATCAAACTTCGGTTTACCCACTTTTGGCGGATTTTCTGGAAGAAATTTCATGCCGCAAATAAAGGCGGCAATGCCAATCGGTACGTTAACGGCAAATAGCCACGGCCAACTACTCACGGAGAGAATTGCTGCTGCGACCGATGGCCCCGCCGCCGCCGAAACCGCGACGATTAATGCGTTAATCCCCATTCCTCGGCCGAGAAAACGTTGAGGGTAAATTAGACGCACCAAAGCGACGTTCACGCTCATTACCGCCGCCGCGCCGAAGCCTTGCAGCACTCTAGCAAGGGTGAGCGTCCAGAGTGAGTCGGACATGGCGCAACCCAGTGACGTTACGCTGAACACCAACAATCCGGTGAGGTAAATTTTGCGGTAGCCGATGATATCGCCTAAGGAGGCCAGCGAGAGCAGAGAAATGGTAATCGCTAGCTGGTAGGCGTTAACAATCCAAACCGACGTTGCGGCAGAGGCGTTAAGATCGCGGGCAATAGTGGGAAGGGCGACGTTAGCAATCGCGCCATCAAGGACCGCGACGGTAATACCCAGTGCAATGGCTAAAATTGCGCCGTATCGTTGAGGCAGTGGAACGCCATCATTTATGGTTGATTTCATTCAGCAACAATCGTTAAGAGTTTATTAGTCAGTTGCGGAACTATAACTTTTATTATCACTTGAGACCACCGTCACATTTAGCTTTGTTTGTAACAAAGGATCTAGCGTGCGGAAACGGTTAACCACCTGATTAACCTGTTTAACAGGCTGTATTTCAGTAGCTGTTCCTTTTATAATGAAACATAGGTTCGATTTAATCATCTGATAGGGTAAAGAAATACAATGTCAACAGATATAGATAAACAACCCGATTCGGTCTCTTCTGTACTTAAAGTGTTTGGGATTTTACAAGCGCTCACCGAGGAGCGCGAAATAGGCATCACTGAGCTGTCACAGCGCGTCATGATGTCGAAAAGCACCGTTTACCGTTTTCTGCAAACCATGAAGTCTCTTGGCTATGTTTCGCAGGAGAGTGAATCAGAGAAATATTCGCTGACGCTTAAACTGTTCGAACTGGGCGCGCATGCTTTGCAAAATGTTGATTTGATCCGCAGCGCCGATATTGAAATGCGCGAGCTTTCGCGCTTGACGCGTGAAACTATTCACCTGGGCGCTTTGGATGAAGATGGGATCGTCTACATTCATAAAATTGACTCAATGTATAACCTGCGTATGTATTCGCGTATTGGTCGTCGCAATCCGCTGCACACGACCGCCATTGGTAAAGTGTTGCTGGCTTGGCGCGATCGTAGCGAAGCAGAAGAAATCATCAGCCAGATTGAGTTCAAGCGTAGCACCGATAAAACGATCCTTACCCCTGAAGCGTTGCTGGCGGCGCTAGACGCGGTGAAAGAGCAAGGCTTTGGTGAAGATATCGAAGAACAGGAAGAAGGGCTGCGCTGTATCGCTGTGCCTGTTTTTGATCGCTTTGGCGTGGTGATTGCGGGGCTGAGTATTTCGTTCCCAACGATCCGTTTCTCCGAAGATGCTAAACACGAATACGTTAAAATGCTGCATACCGCAGCGCGTAATATTTCTGAGCAGCTGGGTTATCACCACTATCCGTTCTAAATAAACGCGTTCTAATTTATTGCGATAGATAAATATCAAAGGGAGCCAATGGCTCCCTTTTTTGCAAATAATATTCGCTAATTACTGATGTGCCAGCTCGGCTTCTTCTTCAGAGTCAAATACGCTCTTATCGGTTTGACGCAGGATCTGGCTGGTGATGGTGCCGGCCGCCATAGAACCATTCACGTTCAGCGCGGTACGGCCCATATCAATCAGGGGCTCAACGGAGATAAGCAACGCTACGAGCGTAACGGGTAACCCCATCGCGGGTAACACGATCAGCGCAGCGAAGGTTGCTCCGCCGCCAACGCCTGCAACGCCTGCCGAACTCACGGTGACAATACCCACCAGCGTCGCAATCCACAGCGGATCGAGTGGGTTAATCCCTACGGTTGGCGCAACCATCACCGCTAACATCGCAGGATAAAGCCCCGCACAGCCGTTTTGGCCAATAGTGGCACCAAAGGACGCTGAGAAGCTGGCGATAGATTCAGGTACGCCAATGCGACGGGTTTGTGCTTCCACGTTCAATGGAATACTGGCAGCGCTAGAACGGCTGGTGAAGGCGAATGTCAGAACCGGCCAGACTTTGCGGAAGAATTTCAGTGGGTTAATGCCGGTAAACGACAGCAATAAGCCGTGTACCACAAACATGATCGCCAAGCCAAGATAGGACGCAACCACGAAGCTGCCGAGTTTGATGATGTCGTGCATGTTCGAACCCGCAACCACTTTGGTCATCAGCGCCAGTACGCCGTATGGTGTCAGCTTCATAATCTGTCGAACCAGCTTCATCACCAGTGATTGCAGGGTGTCGATAGCGGTAAGAACGCGTTTACCTTTAACTTCATCATCTTTTAGCAGCTGCAGCGCCGCCGTTCCCAAGATCGCCGCAAAGATAACTACGCTGATAATAGAGGTGGGGCTCGCACCGGTTAGGTCGGCAAACGGGTTTTTAGGGATAAATGACAGTACCAGCTGAGGAACGCTTAGGTCTGAAACTTTACCCGCATAGTTGGTATTGATCGCGGCCAGACGCGCGGTTTCTTGTACACCCTGAACCAAACCTTCGGCCGTTAAGCCAAATAGATTAGTTACCAACACCCCAACTAATGCTGCGATCATCGTGGTGAACAGCAGAGTGCCGATA
This is a stretch of genomic DNA from Hafnia alvei. It encodes these proteins:
- a CDS encoding L-cystine transporter, with translation MNLPLVINVLVFVALLLLLAQTRRTKWSLAKKVLVGLFMGVLFGLGLQLVYGSDNPVLKDSISWFNIVGNGYVQLLQMIVMPLVLVSILSAVAKLHNASSLGKISFLSIGTLLFTTMIAALVGVLVTNLFGLTAEGLVQGVQETARLAAINTNYAGKVSDLSVPQLVLSFIPKNPFADLTGASPTSIISVVIFAAILGTAALQLLKDDEVKGKRVLTAIDTLQSLVMKLVRQIMKLTPYGVLALMTKVVAGSNMHDIIKLGSFVVASYLGLAIMFVVHGLLLSFTGINPLKFFRKVWPVLTFAFTSRSSAASIPLNVEAQTRRIGVPESIASFSASFGATIGQNGCAGLYPAMLAVMVAPTVGINPLDPLWIATLVGIVTVSSAGVAGVGGGATFAALIVLPAMGLPVTLVALLISVEPLIDMGRTALNVNGSMAAGTITSQILRQTDKSVFDSEEEAELAHQ
- the kdgR gene encoding DNA-binding transcriptional regulator KdgR; protein product: MSTDIDKQPDSVSSVLKVFGILQALTEEREIGITELSQRVMMSKSTVYRFLQTMKSLGYVSQESESEKYSLTLKLFELGAHALQNVDLIRSADIEMRELSRLTRETIHLGALDEDGIVYIHKIDSMYNLRMYSRIGRRNPLHTTAIGKVLLAWRDRSEAEEIISQIEFKRSTDKTILTPEALLAALDAVKEQGFGEDIEEQEEGLRCIAVPVFDRFGVVIAGLSISFPTIRFSEDAKHEYVKMLHTAARNISEQLGYHHYPF
- a CDS encoding MFS transporter — encoded protein: MKSTINDGVPLPQRYGAILAIALGITVAVLDGAIANVALPTIARDLNASAATSVWIVNAYQLAITISLLSLASLGDIIGYRKIYLTGLLVFSVTSLGCAMSDSLWTLTLARVLQGFGAAAVMSVNVALVRLIYPQRFLGRGMGINALIVAVSAAAGPSVAAAILSVSSWPWLFAVNVPIGIAAFICGMKFLPENPPKVGKPKFDGYSALLNALTFGLLISAISGFAQRQNNFLLLGELVVMLIVGTLFVRRQLNQEFPLLPVDLLRIPIFSLSVGTSICSFSAQMLAFVSLPFFLQTVLGKTEVMTGLLLTPWPIATMIMAPIAGRLLERFNAGLLGSIGLMLFAIGLLSLALLPSHPTNIDIIWRMALCGAGFGIFQSPNNHTMISSAPRHRSGGASGMLGTARLLGQTSGAALVALMFNLFGDLGTHSSLLLGALFALCAAIVSSLRIRQPKPAAQ